The sequence AGTACCTCGAGCGTTTCGATCAGGCGTTCGAGCGCTCGAAGGAAAGGTACAAGCGTGGGCTCGCGACCGCGCTCCACCATCGCGGGCTGGTGCTAGGATGCATCGGTGCGGTGATTTTATCGTCGTTGCTGCTTTTACGGGTGGTTGGGCTGGATTTCTTTCCGTACGTCGACGCGGGACAAATTAAGCTGCACGTGCGGGTACCGGCTGGAATTCGCTTGGAAGAGAGTGAGCGGATCATGGCCAAGGTCGAAAACATCGTCCGCTCCGTCGTTCCGCCCAGCGAGCTGCAAGTGATGACGGACCATATCGGTTTGCCAGTCTACTGGGCGCTGCTTTTCTACCAGACCGACACAATCGGCCCGCAGGACGCCGATCTGCAGATCGAGCTGTCAAATAACCATCATCCGAGCCTTGGATATATCAAGAAGATCCGGGAAGCCGTGAACCAGCAGCTGCCCGGCGTGGAAATCTATTCGCAGGCGGCAGACATCACAAGCCAGGTGCTCAACTTCGGACTGTCGGCGCCGATTGACGTTCAGTTGCAGGGTCGCGATGCATATTCATCCTATAAACTTGCCAAGGAGTTGTTGCCCAGGCTCAAAACCATTCCCGGCGTGGTTGATGTCCGAATACCCGAGACTTTCGACTATCCCACGCTCAGGGTGAAGATCGACCGGAGCAAGGCGCTGCAGTTGGGAATTTCGGAAAATCTGGCGGCGGAGAATGTGCTGAACTCGCTCGCCTCCAGCGTCGTGGTGGCGCCCAACAACTGGCTCGACTGGGACAACGGCGTAAACTACAGCGTGGCGGTGCAGACACCGCAGCACGTGATTAATTCGATCGATGAAGTGTTGAAGACCCCCATCACAACCCCCGCTTCCTCGAGCGCGGCTTCCAGCTATTCCTCGAGCAATGCGTCGAGCTCTTCATCGACCGACGCCTCCAGCTCTGCTCCGAGCAACGCCTCCAGCAGCTCACAGACCCAATTCGTGTCCAATATCGCATCGGTCGAGCACACCGTGACGCCGCTCGGAATCGCACATATGAACGTGTTGCCGGTGATTGATCTTGATTGCGGCGTTGAGGGCCGCGACCTAGGAGGAGTGGCCGCGGACGTGCAGAAGGCGATCGATCAGCTCAAGGACGTCCCGCCGGGAACCACAGTTCAGATTCGCGGCCAGAGCCAGGCGATGCACGAGGCTTTCGGCGGAATGGGTCAGGGGCTTATTCTCGCCTTGGTCCTCGTGTACCTGCTGATGGCGATAAACTACCAATCGTGGCTCGACCCAATGTTGATTATGATTGCGCTGCCGGGAGCCTTCGCGGGCGTGCTCTGGATCCTGGTGATTTGGCATACGACGCTCAACGTGCAGTCGTTGATGGGAGCGATCATGGGGGTCGGTGTTGCGACCACCAACGGGAATTTGCTGATCACGTTCGCCAACGAATACATGGAGAAAGAAGGTGTCGATCCTATAACCGCGGCAATCGAGGCCGGCACGACGCGGCTGCGGCCGGTGCTGATGACTGCGCTGGCCATGA comes from Candidatus Binataceae bacterium and encodes:
- a CDS encoding efflux RND transporter permease subunit; amino-acid sequence: YLERFDQAFERSKERYKRGLATALHHRGLVLGCIGAVILSSLLLLRVVGLDFFPYVDAGQIKLHVRVPAGIRLEESERIMAKVENIVRSVVPPSELQVMTDHIGLPVYWALLFYQTDTIGPQDADLQIELSNNHHPSLGYIKKIREAVNQQLPGVEIYSQAADITSQVLNFGLSAPIDVQLQGRDAYSSYKLAKELLPRLKTIPGVVDVRIPETFDYPTLRVKIDRSKALQLGISENLAAENVLNSLASSVVVAPNNWLDWDNGVNYSVAVQTPQHVINSIDEVLKTPITTPASSSAASSYSSSNASSSSSTDASSSAPSNASSSSQTQFVSNIASVEHTVTPLGIAHMNVLPVIDLDCGVEGRDLGGVAADVQKAIDQLKDVPPGTTVQIRGQSQAMHEAFGGMGQGLILALVLVYLLMAINYQSWLDPMLIMIALPGAFAGVLWILVIWHTTLNVQSLMGAIMGVGVATTNGNLLITFANEYMEKEGVDPITAAIEAGTTRLRPVLMTALAMILGMLPMSLALGAGGGENAPLGRAVIGGLIAATFMTLLVIPIVYSFVGGTRVSKLQRDAQMRRILQQTEAAKEAQM